From Tepidimicrobium xylanilyticum:
ATGTAACTATGGAAGAATGCGTGGAATATTCCATACAACTAGGCAAAAGAATAGGAGAGGAGTTAAATATACCTGTTTTCTTATATGAAAGGTCTGCCAGGGTTAAAGAAAGGGAAAATTTAGCTGACATTAGAAAAGGTCAATACGAAGGGATGGCCGAGAAATTAAAACAAAAAGAATGGGAACCAGATTTTGGACCAAAAAATTTAAATGAAAAGGCTGGAGTTACAGCAGTTGGAGCAAGGCCTCCATTGATTGCATTTAACGTGAATTTAGGAACTGATAATTTAGAAATTGCTAAAAAAATTGCAACTGTAGTAAGAGCTAGAACTGGGGGTTTCACATATTGCAAAGCAATTGGTCTTGAAATAAAAGAAAGAGGCATAGTTCAAGTTTCCATGAATATGGTGGATTATACTAAAACATCATTATTTAGAGTATTTGATACCATAGAAAGAGAAGCTAGAAGGTATGGGGTAAATGTAATTGGTAGCGAAATAATCGGATTAGTGCCTATGCAGGCTTTAGTAGATGTGGCTGATTATTATTTAAGGTTGGAGAATTTTGATTCCAGTCAAATTCTTGAGAAAAGAATTTTTGAGTAGGGTGATAAAATGAAAGCTGATATTGTCATTAAAAGTATAGATAATTTAATTACGCTAAAAGGACCTAATAGGGCCAGAAAAGGAAATGAAATGAAGGAAATTGGACTTATAAAAAATGGCATACTGGCTACTAAAGAAGATAAGATCATTTATGTAGGAGAAGGAGAGTTACCACCGGAAATTGAGATTACCGAAGAAACTATTGTAATAGATGGAAAAGGGAAAACTATAACCCCTGGATTAGTAGACTCTCATACCCACCTTGTTCACGGAGGTTCTCGTGAAAATGAATTAGCTATGAAATTAAAAGGGGCTAAATACCTAGATATATTAGAAGCTGGCGGAGGCATTCATAGTACAATGAAGGCCACTAGAAAAGCGAGCTTTGATGAGCTATATGAAAAGGCCAAAAAGAGTTTAGACGTTATGTTATCCTTTGGAGTTACTACAGTGGAAGCTAAAAGTGGCTATGGAATAGAAGATTTTGATACGGAAATTAAACAGATGGAAGTAGCGAAAAAACTGAATGATGAGCACCATGTAGATGTAGTTTC
This genomic window contains:
- the ftcD gene encoding glutamate formimidoyltransferase; protein product: MARLVQCVPNFSEGRNKETIEKIVEEIRKVDEVKLLDYSMDKDHNRTVVTFVGEPEKVILAAFNACKVAADLIDMRYHSGGHPRMGATDVIPLIPISDVTMEECVEYSIQLGKRIGEELNIPVFLYERSARVKERENLADIRKGQYEGMAEKLKQKEWEPDFGPKNLNEKAGVTAVGARPPLIAFNVNLGTDNLEIAKKIATVVRARTGGFTYCKAIGLEIKERGIVQVSMNMVDYTKTSLFRVFDTIEREARRYGVNVIGSEIIGLVPMQALVDVADYYLRLENFDSSQILEKRIFE